A single window of Haliotis asinina isolate JCU_RB_2024 chromosome 5, JCU_Hal_asi_v2, whole genome shotgun sequence DNA harbors:
- the LOC137284997 gene encoding calcium-activated chloride channel regulator 1-like: MEPRVLSIFLLLVYLFVKQTRAITRPTAIKLENNGYTKVLFAIHQDVTESQQLLDAIKDMITKSSAFMYTATRKRAYFKEVTILVPSTWTGTYSDATSEVYTNADVVIEKANSRYGSDPYSRTYSGCGKSGIRVYLTESFMTSSSAVRQYGPREKVLVHEWAHFRWGVFDEYPQLGEQKFYFSPSTGKMEAVRCNIEIYGQIYIRYPNGTLVFCRDLDPHTGRFPDDCAYRPDYRRTKSVSSIMDRVFIRSIVDFCDDDQSSPTKVHNREAPNKHNRMCGQRSTWAVISETDDFKGGKNPPRDGINTTPNIMIVKATTKRRVALVLDTSGSMMNDDKLTRLRQTASNFIMNGVDSDADVGIVSFGSRADIISPMTPILNSTARQDLKRSLPRSALGGTSIGMGVRTALKMLKDNGGNASGSVIVVLTDGVETVPPFLKDVLPEVKQAGAIVSIMAFSSNPDDNFASSATDTGGKFYYDSNQAGSTSLGDAVFDIYTTFRHDRNDNAVQLLSRAAGLVKGGNISGSINVDVDIGRDTHFFMTYIESEPDVTITSPTGRIYNKLYPEYSCDQEFKTIKVAIPEIAESGRWKYSIINRDSDYQKVSIMVVSRPVDPKRTPIRVETSITSSNTSWPTQVILYADVKKSVHPVTGLRVQAVVNRPFATPYVVQLLDNGAGADITKDDGVYSRYFTKFSGNGRYSVRIEVTGKGTVKTYQHPSNTDGHGFLLEDDTHSERIVRRSVFLYPMPSHINRVTPGGAFVVSHPNLTKSFMPFDAAMLKRDDLPPVRITDLKVMKTSHRAGTVVLSWTAPGDDIDYYTAQRYQILLAPNADDMINNHATVSLVSQKEVLFGDLGNPKPAGSREVFKLKMDVPPLTNASFVFSIRAIDDVGNMGDNSNYATTAFGFVPDYTDPDYVPPDMAKSDPTGPSSSQKLVISGLVGCFAALLVLVIMVSLVLFKCGRKQNYADEKRLKGGLV; encoded by the exons ATGGAACCGCGTGTACTATCGATATTCCTGCTGCTGGTGTACCTATTCGTGAAGCAGACTCGAGCGATAACCCGTCCTACAGCTATAAAGCTAGAGAACAATGGATATACCAAGGTTTTGTTTGCTATCCACCAAGACGTCACAGAGAGCCAACAGCTGCTGGACGCTATCAAG GACATGATAACGAAGTCCTCAGCCTTCATGTACACGGCAACACGTAAACGCGCGTACTTCAAAGAGGTTACCATCCTTGTGCCGTCGACATGGACGGGAACCTACAGCGACGCCACATCCGAAGTGTACACAAACGCCGACGTTGTTATCGAGAAGGCTAACAGTCGGTACGGCAGCGACCCCTACAGCCGGACATACAGTGGGTGTGGAAAGTCCGGCATCAGGGTATACCTAACGGAGTCATTCATGACGAGCTCTTCAGCAGTTAGACAGTATGGACCAAGAG AAAAGGTTCTCGTTCACGAATGGGCCCACTTCCGGTGGGGTGTGTTTGACGAGTATCCACAGCTAGGAGAGCAGAAGTTCTATTTTTCTCCATCGACTGGTAAGATGGAGGCCGTGCGTTGCAACATCGAGATCTACGGTCAGATATATATACGATATCCCAACGGCACACTTGTCTTCTGTCGCGACCTTGACCCTCACACTGGCCGTTTCCCTGATGACTGTGCTTACAGACCAGATTATCGCAGAACTAAAAGTGTTTCTTCAATCATGGATAGAGTGTTCATCCGTTCG ATCGTGGACTTCTGTGACGATGACCAAAGTAGCCCCACCAAGGTTCACAATAGGGAGGccccaaacaaacacaacaggaTGTGTGGTCAACGCAGCACGTGGGCGGTCATCTCAGAGACGGATGATTTCAAGGGGGGGAAAAATCCCCCAAGAGACGGGATAAATACCACGCCCAACATTATGATCGTCAAAGCAACCACAAAGAGACGTGTGGCGCTCGTGTTGGACACGTCAGGCAGCATGATG AATGATGACAAGCTTACCCGACTACGGCAGACGGCATCCAATTTCATCATGAACGGCGTTGACAGTGACGCTGACGTCGGCATAGTCTCCTTCGGCAGCAGAGCTGACATCATCAGTCCCATGACGCCGATACTGAACAGCACAGCAAGACAAGACCTGAAACGATCCCTACCACGGTCTGCCCTTGGGGGCACCAGCATCGGTATGGGGGTCAGGACAGCGCTTAAG ATGCTGAAGGACAACGGCGGGAACGCTAGTGGGTCTGTTATAGTGGTGTTGACCGACGGTGTAGAGACGGTGCCCCCTTTCCTGAAGGACGTTCTACCGGAAGTCAAGCAGGCAGGTGCAATTGTCAGTATCATGGCATTCAGCTCCAACCCCGATGACAACTTTGCCAGCTCCGCAACAGACACAG GGGGCAAGTTCTACTACGACAGCAACCAGGCTGGTTCTACCTCTCTTGGCGACGCCGTCTTTGACATCTACACCACCTTCAGGCACGACAGAAACGACAACGCTGTCCAG TTGCTGAGCAGAGCCGCTGGCTTGGTAAAAGGCGGTAATATTTCGGGTTCGATTAATGTTGACGTTGACATCGGCAGAGACACACATTTCTTTATGACGTACATAGAAAGTGAGCCTGACGTCACCATTACGTCACCAACTGGGAGGATATACAACAAACTATATCCCGAGTACTCGTGTGATCAAGAATTCAAGACTATAAAAGTTGCCATTCCTGAAATTGCTGAG AGTGGTCGGTGGAAGTATTCGATTATCAACAGAGACTCCGACTATCAGAAGGTATCCATCATGGTTGTGTCCAGACCTGTTGATCCCAAGAGGACACCCATCAGAGTGGAGACGTCGATCACGTCCAGCAACACCAGCTGGCCAACACAGGTTATCCTGTACGCTGACGTGAAAAAATCTGTACATCCTGTAACTGGACTGAGAGTACAAGCAGTCGTTAATAGGCCTTTTGCAACGCCTTACGTTGTCCAGCTTTTGGACAATGGCGCAG GCGCTGATATAACTAAAGACGATGGAGTATATTCACGATATTTTACTAAGTTTTCCGGAAACGGTCGATACAGTGTTCGTATAGAAGTAACCGGAAAGGGCACCGTCAAGACATACCAACATCCTTCCAACACAGATGGCCATGGTTTCCTACTGGAGGACGATACTCACTCAG AACGCATTGTCCGGAGGTCTGTCTTCTTGTACCCTATGCCTTCTCATATCAATCGGGTAACACCTGGAGGAGCATTTGTTGTCAGCCACCCCAACCTAACCAAATCCTTTATGCCATTCGACGCGGCAATGCTTAAACGTGATGACCTTCCTCCGGTCAGGATAACAGACCTCAAGGTCATGAAGACGTCACACCGAGCAGGCACTGTAGTGTTGTCGTGGACGGCGCCGGGGGATGATATCGATTACTATACAG CCCAGCGTTACCAGATTCTTTTAGCTCCAAATGCGGACGACATGATCAACAACCACGCCACCGTCAGTTTAGTCTCCCAAAAGGAGGTTCTGTTTGGAGATCTAGGAAACCCCAAGCCAGCTGGGTCCCGGGAAGTGTTCAAACTGAAAATGGACGTGCCACCTCTGACCAATGCGAGTTTTGTGTTCTCCATCAGGGCAATCGATGACGTTGGAaacatgggagataactctaactATGCCACTACGGCTTTTGGGTTTGTGCCAGACTACACAGATCCAGACTACGTACCACCAGACATGGCTAAATCGGATCCGACTGGGCCCTCAAGCAGCCAAAAACTGGTTATTTCAGGCCTTGTTGGATGTTTTGCAGCACTCTTAGTGTTGGTGATAATGGTGTCGCTAGTGTTGTTCAAGTGTGGACGAAAACAGAACTATGCTGATGAGAAAAGACTGAAAGGTGGATTAGTATAG
- the LOC137284117 gene encoding major facilitator superfamily domain-containing protein 6-like protein B — METVNLTRSVLVCNVFHFCFAAAKASLIPFLTIFFRLIGLSATETGIIMAAKTATGFVWAPLWSKCAIAYNKRRTVLMFSLFIMAATYLSLSFVFSHLKNAEAMCNAPRDGHGGNTSKSYLNTTLTTQLPVSNHLENAVKDQSLADKLTTASVLGEGGTSVPTTITTTTKAAATTKQTSTTKTSSTASPLSTTVKVEESSATDSTASNQHKSVNDTDADNDAKIIGLIEKMLKKIGYSIKDIKDNKLTSKEVFFLITRQYPDTGLSQTVFDELWPKLMNSGERTSHRENRHTRDIHDTWNSFKGKMANLVTEIEERKMEMFLIVLVVVMLGEFMCSPIEKVADDSWFDFLDRVDDLEKYGKQRLSGSIAFTLFPLIVTLAVDYSDCLLPYKIHHFLIHFYVFGVFIGLTFLIAFFYPVPPPEKKRTKSKVVRGLQIICCDCRGFLYVVTLLIMGATYASVHNYLFWLIQDRGGKEVNMGLCVTIGAFVEIPMLMFSSKLVNKIGNAGVVTLSLLAMTVRTLYYSFLVVPWAVLPAELLHAFTHTAMWYAILSYEDFNVGPAVDRSIRSILSSVYFGVGFSAGSVFSGILYDLFGTPVLYWTGSVLTGIWALVYLVISLCLPKKEKIKYVRLLRTDDMDDSDGDADDWLEMALKDQ; from the coding sequence ATGGAGACTGTCAACTTGACAAGATCTGTTCTGGTGTGCAATGTGTTCCACTTCTGTTTTGCAGCAGCAAAGGCATCACTCATACCGTTTCTTACTATCTTTTTCCGTCTCATCGGCCTGTCTGCCACAGAAACAGGCATCATAATGGCTGCTAAGACTGCAACTGGGTTTGTGTGGGCACCGTTATGGTCCAAGTGTGCAATAGCCTACAACAAAAGGAGAACTGTTCTCATGTTCTCATTGTTCATTATGGCAGCAACATATCTCTCACTTTCATTTGTGTTCAGTCATCTAAAAAATGCAGAAGCTATGTGTAATGCACCCAGGGATGGACATGGTGGCAACACTAGTAAGTCATATCTCAATACCACCTTAACAACACAGCTGCCAGTTAGTAACCATCTTGAAAATGCTGTGAAGGATCAATCATTAGCTGATAAACTAACTACTGCATCTGTTTTGGGTGAAGGAGGAACCAGTGTACCTACGACTATTACAACTACAACTAAAGCAGCTGCTACGACGAAACAGACCAGCACAACAAAAACCTCTTCTACAGCTTCTCCACTATCTACGACTGTCAAAGTAGAAGAGTCTTCAGCAACTGATTCAACTGCATCTAACCAGCACAAGTCAGTTAATGATACAGATGCAGATAACGATGCAAAAATCATTGGCCTCAttgaaaaaatgttgaaaaagaTAGGATACTCTATCAAGGACATTAAGGACAATAAACTCACTTCTAAGGAGGTGTTCTTTTTGATTACCAGACAGTACCCAGACACGGGGTTATCACAGACTGTGTTTGATGAACTTTGGCCCAAATTGATGAATTCTGGAGAAAGGACTAGCCACAGAGAAAACAGGCACACAAGAGATATCCATGACACATGGAACTCTTTCAAGGGCAAGATGGCAAATCTAGTAACTGAGATCGAGGAGAGAAAGATGGAGATGTTCCTCATTGTCCTTGTGGTTGTGATGCTAGGTGAGTTCATGTGTTCTCCAATCGAAAAAGTGGCTGATGATTCCTGGTTTGATTTCTTGGACAGAGTTGATGATCTTGAGAAGTATGGGAAACAGAGATTATCAGGCTCCATTGCATTCACACTATTCCCGCTTATTGTCACCTTAGCTGTCGATTATTCTGATTGCTTGCTTCCGTACAAGATCCATCATTTTCTCATCCATTTTTATGTGTTTGGTGTCTTCATTGGACTGACATTTTTGATTGCCTTTTTCTACCCGGTGCCACCTCCTGAAAAGAAGAGAACCAAGAGTAAGGTTGTAAGAGGACTGCAAATAATCTGCTGTGACTGCCGTGGTTTCCTTTACGTGGTCACTTTGCTCATTATGGGAGCTACCTATGCGTCAGTACACAACTACCTCTTTTGGCTCATCCAGGACCGTGGAGGAAAGGAAGTGAACATGGGACTATGTGTCACCATTGGCGCCTTTGTTGAAATCCCAATGCTCATGTTCAGCAGCAAGTTGGTGAATAAAATCGGAAATGCTGGTGTCGTGACACTTTCCCTCCTAGCAATGACTGTTCGTACACTGTATTATTCCTTTTTGGTGGTGCCTTGGGCAGTACTACCAGCTGAATTATTGCATGCATTCACCCATACTGCTATGTGGTACGCTATTCTCAGCTATGAAGATTTTAATGTGGGTCCTGCTGTTGACAGAAGTATCCGATCCATCCTGTCGTCTGTATACTTTGGTGTTGGTTTTTCTGCAGGAAGTGTGTTTTCGGGCATATTGTATGATTTGTTTGGCACCCCTGTGTTGTATTGGACTGGAAGTGTTCTTACTGGGATTTGGGCGTTGGTGTACCTGGTCATCTCTCTTTGCCTTCCAAAGAAGGAAAAGATCAAATATGTGCGTTTGCTCCGAACAGATGATATGGATGATTCTGATGGAGATGCTGATGACTGGCTGGAAATGGCTCTGAAGGACCAGTAA